Proteins encoded in a region of the Vitis riparia cultivar Riparia Gloire de Montpellier isolate 1030 chromosome 7, EGFV_Vit.rip_1.0, whole genome shotgun sequence genome:
- the LOC117918255 gene encoding uncharacterized protein LOC117918255, translating into MATLMLQIAEQDQEVEQIKKDLFKLAMQGKWNNVVKIYEKKPQAHRAKITRSGDTALHIAVSDRKESIVEELVKCITDEEAKEASTSFPEGKGKQAEKSEHPLEIANERGNTPLHLAASIGNVRMCLCIAGGHRELVGIRNSEKETPLFLAALHGKKEAFLCLHGLCKPGEHYNYCRRGDGETILHCAISGEYLDLAYQIAHKYEGLINLYDERGHTPLHLLASKPAAFESGARLGRFNKIIYHCLYVEQLKEESFPHYDIQQTVEDKREPEKYPKNYTTCMDFFHVLVVLWNTIKRPATWKKDSTASEKSDLENPEKGQGDAPQNQGGVKIKEESCEGRKEPKKHTKNHTRLSFFGVLMVLWNLIKIPGFEKHTEANKPDSENPGKNQRDASQNQGKQSSNGVDKQPQLFPPNYYISIELIKFIYRAMLVVLGLGSKQIKKIHSKKEKHLWSIQIMNKLLDSSSSEYDSSAGSQPLKTKEPDETDAFKEIEANDTKRMKTSSSTGNEKRQQKKKNDEKAKETDEMAKKETPILIAAKNGIVEMVVRILELFPVAIHDMNSEKKNIVLLAVENRQTHVYALLLKREILKDSIFHVVDHEGNSALHLAAKLNDRHPWRIPGAALQMQWEIKWYEFVKNSMPIHFFVRYNNNNKTAREIFTDSHADLVDKGGKWLNDTSNSCSVVAALIATVAFATSATVPGGVKEGIGVPTLENQPAFNVFSISSLIALCFSVTSVVMFLAILTSRHQEKDFGSDLPKKLLFGLSSLFISIAAILVSFCAGHFFVLKDELKYFAFPIYAVTCLPVTFFAVMQFPLYLDLICATFKKVPQRSYVAVS; encoded by the exons ATGGCAACTCTAATGCTGCAGATAGCTGAGCAAGATCAAGAGGTGGAGCAGATAAAGAAAGATTTGTTCAAATTGGCCATGCAAGGCAAGTGGAACAATGTCGTCAAGATCTATGAGAAAAAACCACAGGCTCACAGGGCCAAGATCACTAGATCAGGGGACACAGCATTGCATATAGCTGTCTCGGATCGCAAAGAATCTATAGTAGAAGAGCTAGTCAAATGTATCACTGATGAGGAAGCTAAGGAAGCGAGTACTAGCTTCCCAGAAGGTAAGGGAAAACAAGCAGAAAAATCTGAACACCCTCTTGAGATAGCCAACGAGCGGGGGAATACCCCTCTCCATCTAGCAGCGTCAATTGGAAATGTTCGAATGTGCCTGTGCATTGCTGGAGGGCACAGGGAACTGGTGGGTATTCGCAACAGTGAAAAAGAGACACCTCTCTTCTTGGCCGCTCTTCATGGTAAGAAAGAAGCATTCCTTTGTCTCCATGGCTTATGTAAACCCGGAGAACACTATAACTACTGTAGAAGGGGCGATGGCGAAACTATTCTTCATTGTGCCATCTCTGGAGAATACCTCG ATTTAGCATATCAAATAGCTCATAAGTATGAAGGCCTTATCAATCTTTATGACGAACGAGGGCACACGCCACTCCATCTCCTGGCCAGTAAGCCTGCTGCATTCGAAAGTGGTGCTCGCCTAGGCCGGttcaacaaaattatttatcatt GTTTATATGTAGAGCAACTCAAGGAGGAATCATTCCCTCACTATGATATCCAGCAAACTGTTGAAGACAAACGGGAGCCAGAGAAGTATCCAAAGAACTATACAACATGTATGGACTTCTTTCACGTGCTGGTAGTGCTGTGGAACACGATTAAAAGACCAG CAACTTGGAAAAAGGATTCGACAGCATCTGAGAAGAGCGACCTGGAGAACCCTGAAAAGGGACAAGGTGATGCTCCCCAGAATCAAG GTGGTGTGAAGATCAAGGAGGAATCTTGTGAAGGCAGAAAGGAGCCCAAGAAGCATACAAAGAACCACACACGTCTGAGCTTCTTTGGAGTGTTGATGGTGCTGTGGAACCTGATTAAAATACCAG GATTTGAGAAGCACACAGAGGCGAATAAGCCTGATTCGGAGAACCCTGGAAAAAACCAACGTGATGCATCCCAGAATCAAG GCAAACAATCAAGTAATGGAGTTGACAAACAACCTCAACTATTTCCCccaaattattatataagtatCGAGCTCATCAAATTTATATACAGAGCCATGCTCGTCGTACTTGGATTAG GATCGAAACAGATAAAGAAGATACATTCAAAGAAAGAGAAGCACTTATGGTCCATTCAAATAATGAACAAGCTACTTGACTCTTCTTCAAGTGAGTATGATAGTTCAGCCGGAAGTCAACCATTGAAAACTAAGGAACCAGATGAAACAGATGCTTTTAAGGAGATTGAGGCCAATGATACAAAGAGAATGAAAACATCATCGAGTACGGGAAATGAGAAAAGACAGCAAA agaagaaaaatgatgaaaaggcAAAGGAGACTGATGAAATGGCAAAGAAGGAGACACCAATACTAATTGCAGCAAAGAATGGAATAGTAGAAATGGTGGTGAGAATCCTTGAACTTTTCCCTGTGGCCATTCATGACATGAACTCGGAGAAGAAGAACATTGTTCTATTGGCAGTGGAAAATAGACAAACTCATGTTTATGCTCTTTTACTCAAGAGGGAAATTTTGAAAGACAGTATATTTCATGTTGTGGATCATGAAGGTAACAGTGCTTTGCATCTTGCTGCAAAGTTGAACGACAGACATCCTTGGCGAATTCCTGGTGCAGCCTTACAAATGCAATGGGAAATTAAGTGGTACGAG TTCGTGAAAAACTCCATGCCAATCCATTTCTTTGTCCGctacaataacaacaacaaaacaGCAAGAGAGATATTCACAGACAGCCACGCAGATCTCGTAGATAAAGGTGGCAAATGGCTCAACGACACCTCCAACTCATGCTCCGTCGTGGCAGCCCTCATAGCCACCGTCGCATTCGCAACATCCGCCACCGTTCCAGGCGGTGTCAAGGAAGGAATTGGCGTGCCCACTCTGGAAAACCAGCCAGCTTTTAATGTCTTCTCCATTTCATCTCTCATCGCTCTATGCTTCTCGGTAACCTCCGTGGTCATGTTTCTGGCCATTCTGACATCAAGGCACCAAGAAAAGGACTTCGGCAGTGATTTGCCTAAGAAGCTGTTGTTTGGGTTATCGTCTCTCTTTATATCCATTGCGGCCATTTTGGTCTCCTTCTGTGCAGGCCATTTCTTTGTTCTCAAGGATGAACTGAAGTACTTTGCATTTCCGATATATGCCGTGACGTGCTTGCCGGTGACCTTTTTTGCGGTAATGCAATTCCCATTATACCTTGATCTGATATGTGCTACCTTCAAGAAGGTGCCACAAAGAAGCTACGTAGCAGTTTCATGA
- the LOC117919167 gene encoding uncharacterized protein LOC117919167 isoform X2, which translates to MALRMEDPELEGIKTKLFERAMEGRWKEVIEIYKNNTMAHQAKITVLEDTALHIAVLEGKEAEVEKMVYQIGEDARMIKNKMGNTPLHLAASIGNVSMCKCIANRNAKLVGARNKKNETPLFLAALQGKKDAFLCLLEICRDQALEYCRRDDGETILHCAITGEYFDLAFTIILEFPKLANYVNEQGLSPLHLLANKPTAFRSGTHLSWIDKIIYYCIFIPELKHHKEMHGEKKDSNCLGNTQTCVDFFLNMRNTTEGPENAPKSGEHTDAENPKEGQADPQHQGHQSNIGADGKQRYPPNYGVCFEFIKLVRKGMLAILLSILGFGFIAFFKYGSNKIKRIIHKKQKHTWSIQIMKELLQHTEEYKYYDTGSSPHQSPFLDEVETFPYAPNGLRMPSPHQSTLEEDKTTPYTAPTGSSSPKDGRMDEIKTALKNTPSKSPMEANQGLENKKDNGKKTKKTEKVDKKETPILLAAKNGVAEMVRGILDRFPVAIQDMNSEHKNMVLLAVENRQPHVYELLLNRKIQKDTVFRIVDKDGNSALHLAAMLRDNLPWHIPGAALQMQWEIKWFDYVKNSMPIHFFPHYNASNQTPKEVFNESHKELVEKGGKWLKATSDSCSVVSALIATVAFATSATVPGGIKEDSGKPILERQPAFRIFAISSLVALCFSVTSVVMFLAILTSRYQVKDFRRDLPRKLLLGLSSLFVSIAAILVSFCAGHFFVLKDELKYAAFPVYAVTCLPVTFFAIAQFPLYLDLVWATFKKVPKRGSRDDT; encoded by the exons ATGGCATTGAGAATGGAGGATCCAGAACTGGAGGGGATTAAGACAAAGTTGTTTGAAAGAGCCATGGAAGGCAGGTGGAAAGAAGTTATTGAAATATACAAAAACAATACAATGGCTCACCAGGCCAAGATCACTGTATTAGAGGACACAGCATTGCATATTGCTGTCTTAGAAGGCAAAGAAGCTGAAGTTGAAAAAATGGTGTATCAGATTGGAGAGGATGCTCGAATGATAAAAAACAAGATGGGGAATACCCCTCTCCATCTGGCTGCATCAATAGGAAATGTTAGCATGTGTAAGTGCATTGCTAATAGGAATGCAAAATTGGTAGGTGCTCgcaacaagaaaaatgaaacaccCCTCTTCTTGGCAGCTCTCCAGGGCAAGAAAGATGCTTTCCTTTGCTTGCTTGAAATATGCAGAGACCAAGCCTTGGAGTACTGTCGAAGGGATGATGGTGAAACTATTCTTCACTGTGCCATTACTGGAGAATACTTCG ATTTGGCCTTTACAATTATCCTTGAATTTCCTAAGCTTGCGAACTATGTAAATGAGCAAGGACTTTCCCCTCTCCACCTCCTTGCGAATAAGCCTACTGCATTCAGAAGTGGCACTCACCTTAGCTGGATTGACAAGATCATTTATTATT GTATTTTTATCCCAGAACTCAAGCACCACAAAGAGATgcatggggaaaaaaaggacTCCAATTGCTTAGGGAACACCCAGACATGTGTTGACTTCTTTCTAAATATGAGGAACACAACTGAAGGACCAG AAAATGCACCAAAATCTGGTGAGCACACAGATGCAGAGAACCCCAAAGAAGGACAAGCTGATCCCCAACATCAAG GTCATCAATCAAACATTGGAGCTGATGGAAAACAACGGTATCCACCAAATTATGGCGTATGCTTTGAGTTTATCAAGCTTGTACGCAAAGGAATGCTGGCTATCCTCCTGTCTATCCTTGGATTTGGCTTCATAGCTTTCTTCAAATATG GATCAAACAAGATCAAGAGAATAATACATAAAAAACAGAAGCACACTTGGTCTATTCAGATCATGAAAGAACTGCTTCAACATACTGAAGAATACAAGTACTATGATACTGGAAGCAGTCCCCATCAATCACCGTTCCTAGACGAAGTTGAAACATTTCCTTATGCTCCTAATGGACTAAGAATGCCTTCCCCCCACCAATCAACATTAGAAGAAGATAAAACAACTCCTTATACTGCTCCAACTGGATCATCATCCCCAAAAGATGGAAGGATGGATGAGATAAAGACAGCTTTGAAGAATACGCCTTCCAAAAGTCCTATGGAAGCTAACCAAGGgcttgaaaataagaaagacaATG ggaagaagacaaagaaaactGAGAAGGTGGATAAAAAGGAAACTCCTATACTACTTGCAGCAAAGAATGGTGTTGCAGAAATGGTGAGGGGAATCCTTGACCGTTTTCCAGTGGCTATTCAAGATATGAATTCAGAACACAAAAATATGGTGTTGTTGGCAGTGGAGAATAGACAACCTCATGTTTATGAGCTCTTACTCAATAGGAAAATTCAGAAAGACACTGTTTTTCGTATTGTTGATAAAGATGGGAATAGTGCACTGCATCTCGCAGCAATGTTAAGAGATAATCTGCCTTGGCACATTCCAGGAGCTGCACTGCAGATGCAATGGGAAATCAAGTGGTTCGAC TACGTGAAGAATTCCATGCCAATTCATTTCTTTCCTCACTACAACGCCAGCAACCAGACCCCAAAGGAGGTTTTCAATGAATCACACAAGGAGCTCGTAGAAAAAGGCGGCAAATGGCTCAAAGCGACTTCTGATTCATGCTCTGTTGTTTCAGCGCTGATTGCGACAGTTGCCTTTGCTACCTCAGCCACAGTACCAGGCGGCATCAAGGAAGACAGCGGCAAGCCCATACTAGAGCGCCAGCCAGCATTTCGCATATTTGCGATTTCATCACTCGTGGCCCTCTGCTTTTCAGTAACCTCGGTGGTCATGTTTCTTGCCATCCTCACCTCCAGGTACCAAGTGAAGGATTTTCGCAGAGATCTACCGAGAAAGCTGTTACTGGGCTTATCGTCTCTTTTCGTGTCCATAGCTGCCATCCTGGTATCTTTCTGTGCTGGACACTTTTTTGTCCTCAAGGATGAACTGAAGTATGCTGCATTCCCTGTATATGCAGTAACTTGCCTACCAGTGACATTCTTTGCCATAGCCCAGTTTCCATTATACTTGGACCTTGTATGGGCTACTTTCAAGAAAGTACCAAAGCGTGGCTCCAGGGATGACACCTAG
- the LOC117919167 gene encoding uncharacterized protein LOC117919167 isoform X1, with protein MALRMEDPELEGIKTKLFERAMEGRWKEVIEIYKNNTMAHQAKITVLEDTALHIAVLEGKEAEVEKMVYQIGEDARMIKNKMGNTPLHLAASIGNVSMCKCIANRNAKLVGARNKKNETPLFLAALQGKKDAFLCLLEICRDQALEYCRRDDGETILHCAITGEYFDLAFTIILEFPKLANYVNEQGLSPLHLLANKPTAFRSGTHLSWIDKIIYYCIFIPELKHHKEMHGEKKDSNCLGNTQTCVDFFLNMRNTTEGPAENAPKSGEHTDAENPKEGQADPQHQGHQSNIGADGKQRYPPNYGVCFEFIKLVRKGMLAILLSILGFGFIAFFKYGSNKIKRIIHKKQKHTWSIQIMKELLQHTEEYKYYDTGSSPHQSPFLDEVETFPYAPNGLRMPSPHQSTLEEDKTTPYTAPTGSSSPKDGRMDEIKTALKNTPSKSPMEANQGLENKKDNGKKTKKTEKVDKKETPILLAAKNGVAEMVRGILDRFPVAIQDMNSEHKNMVLLAVENRQPHVYELLLNRKIQKDTVFRIVDKDGNSALHLAAMLRDNLPWHIPGAALQMQWEIKWFDYVKNSMPIHFFPHYNASNQTPKEVFNESHKELVEKGGKWLKATSDSCSVVSALIATVAFATSATVPGGIKEDSGKPILERQPAFRIFAISSLVALCFSVTSVVMFLAILTSRYQVKDFRRDLPRKLLLGLSSLFVSIAAILVSFCAGHFFVLKDELKYAAFPVYAVTCLPVTFFAIAQFPLYLDLVWATFKKVPKRGSRDDT; from the exons ATGGCATTGAGAATGGAGGATCCAGAACTGGAGGGGATTAAGACAAAGTTGTTTGAAAGAGCCATGGAAGGCAGGTGGAAAGAAGTTATTGAAATATACAAAAACAATACAATGGCTCACCAGGCCAAGATCACTGTATTAGAGGACACAGCATTGCATATTGCTGTCTTAGAAGGCAAAGAAGCTGAAGTTGAAAAAATGGTGTATCAGATTGGAGAGGATGCTCGAATGATAAAAAACAAGATGGGGAATACCCCTCTCCATCTGGCTGCATCAATAGGAAATGTTAGCATGTGTAAGTGCATTGCTAATAGGAATGCAAAATTGGTAGGTGCTCgcaacaagaaaaatgaaacaccCCTCTTCTTGGCAGCTCTCCAGGGCAAGAAAGATGCTTTCCTTTGCTTGCTTGAAATATGCAGAGACCAAGCCTTGGAGTACTGTCGAAGGGATGATGGTGAAACTATTCTTCACTGTGCCATTACTGGAGAATACTTCG ATTTGGCCTTTACAATTATCCTTGAATTTCCTAAGCTTGCGAACTATGTAAATGAGCAAGGACTTTCCCCTCTCCACCTCCTTGCGAATAAGCCTACTGCATTCAGAAGTGGCACTCACCTTAGCTGGATTGACAAGATCATTTATTATT GTATTTTTATCCCAGAACTCAAGCACCACAAAGAGATgcatggggaaaaaaaggacTCCAATTGCTTAGGGAACACCCAGACATGTGTTGACTTCTTTCTAAATATGAGGAACACAACTGAAGGACCAG CAGAAAATGCACCAAAATCTGGTGAGCACACAGATGCAGAGAACCCCAAAGAAGGACAAGCTGATCCCCAACATCAAG GTCATCAATCAAACATTGGAGCTGATGGAAAACAACGGTATCCACCAAATTATGGCGTATGCTTTGAGTTTATCAAGCTTGTACGCAAAGGAATGCTGGCTATCCTCCTGTCTATCCTTGGATTTGGCTTCATAGCTTTCTTCAAATATG GATCAAACAAGATCAAGAGAATAATACATAAAAAACAGAAGCACACTTGGTCTATTCAGATCATGAAAGAACTGCTTCAACATACTGAAGAATACAAGTACTATGATACTGGAAGCAGTCCCCATCAATCACCGTTCCTAGACGAAGTTGAAACATTTCCTTATGCTCCTAATGGACTAAGAATGCCTTCCCCCCACCAATCAACATTAGAAGAAGATAAAACAACTCCTTATACTGCTCCAACTGGATCATCATCCCCAAAAGATGGAAGGATGGATGAGATAAAGACAGCTTTGAAGAATACGCCTTCCAAAAGTCCTATGGAAGCTAACCAAGGgcttgaaaataagaaagacaATG ggaagaagacaaagaaaactGAGAAGGTGGATAAAAAGGAAACTCCTATACTACTTGCAGCAAAGAATGGTGTTGCAGAAATGGTGAGGGGAATCCTTGACCGTTTTCCAGTGGCTATTCAAGATATGAATTCAGAACACAAAAATATGGTGTTGTTGGCAGTGGAGAATAGACAACCTCATGTTTATGAGCTCTTACTCAATAGGAAAATTCAGAAAGACACTGTTTTTCGTATTGTTGATAAAGATGGGAATAGTGCACTGCATCTCGCAGCAATGTTAAGAGATAATCTGCCTTGGCACATTCCAGGAGCTGCACTGCAGATGCAATGGGAAATCAAGTGGTTCGAC TACGTGAAGAATTCCATGCCAATTCATTTCTTTCCTCACTACAACGCCAGCAACCAGACCCCAAAGGAGGTTTTCAATGAATCACACAAGGAGCTCGTAGAAAAAGGCGGCAAATGGCTCAAAGCGACTTCTGATTCATGCTCTGTTGTTTCAGCGCTGATTGCGACAGTTGCCTTTGCTACCTCAGCCACAGTACCAGGCGGCATCAAGGAAGACAGCGGCAAGCCCATACTAGAGCGCCAGCCAGCATTTCGCATATTTGCGATTTCATCACTCGTGGCCCTCTGCTTTTCAGTAACCTCGGTGGTCATGTTTCTTGCCATCCTCACCTCCAGGTACCAAGTGAAGGATTTTCGCAGAGATCTACCGAGAAAGCTGTTACTGGGCTTATCGTCTCTTTTCGTGTCCATAGCTGCCATCCTGGTATCTTTCTGTGCTGGACACTTTTTTGTCCTCAAGGATGAACTGAAGTATGCTGCATTCCCTGTATATGCAGTAACTTGCCTACCAGTGACATTCTTTGCCATAGCCCAGTTTCCATTATACTTGGACCTTGTATGGGCTACTTTCAAGAAAGTACCAAAGCGTGGCTCCAGGGATGACACCTAG
- the LOC117918866 gene encoding protein TIFY 4B-like isoform X4: protein MSPENTNIRSLLDKPLHQLTEDDISQLTREDCRKYLKEKGMRRPSWNKSQAIQQVISLKTLLETTSDCGGGDAAGARKKLFVPPPENQHRVPLTRISVSDEESVPYQRQDPPKPDISGDTEAHLLAAADSDSIPPRTLDAMNGPAGQMTIFYCGKVNVYDDVPMDKNFQAKAIMQLAASSLHLHQEAPCDGTPELLPFSCHLRVASVKIGPSSPTVIYPTLQTVKMTENCQLHREESNIFHEDNHPEVPTSRKASVQRYLEKRKDR, encoded by the exons ATGTCGCCGGAGAATACCAATATCCGGTCACTGCTCGATAAACCGCTTCACCAGCTCACTGAAGACGACATTTCTCAGCTCACTCGCGAGGATTGCCGCAAATACCTCAAAGAAAAAG GAATGCGAAGGCCGTCCTGGAACAAATCTCAGGCGATCCAGCAAGTGATCTCGCTAAAGACGCTTCTCGAAACGACGTCGGATTGCGGCGGCGGAGATGCCGCCGGAGCTCGGAAGAAGCTCTTTGTTCCTCCACCGGAAAATCAGCATCGT GTCCCTTTGACTCGGATCTCTGTGTCGGATGAAGAATCGGTTCCGTATCAGCGACAAGATCCCCCGAAACCCGATATTTCCGGCGATACAGAGGCCCACCTTTTGGCGGCGGCGGATAGTGACTCCATTCCTCCAAg AACCTTGGATGCAATGAATGGGCCAGCAGGACAGATGACAATTTTCTACTGTGGGAAGGTGAACGTTTATGATGATGTGCCTATGGATAAG AATTTTCAGGCAAAAGCAATAATGCAGCTTGCTGCAAGCTCACTTCATTTGCATCAGGAAGCTCCATGTGATGGAACTCCAGAATTACTGCCTTTCTCATGCCATTTACGGGTTGCAAGTGTTAAAATAGGCCCAAGTTCTCCTACAGTGATCTACCCAACATTGCAAACAG TGAAAATGACAGAAAATTGTCAGCTGCACAGAGAAGAAAGCAACATATTTC
- the LOC117919167 gene encoding uncharacterized protein LOC117919167 isoform X3 encodes MIKNKMGNTPLHLAASIGNVSMCKCIANRNAKLVGARNKKNETPLFLAALQGKKDAFLCLLEICRDQALEYCRRDDGETILHCAITGEYFDLAFTIILEFPKLANYVNEQGLSPLHLLANKPTAFRSGTHLSWIDKIIYYCIFIPELKHHKEMHGEKKDSNCLGNTQTCVDFFLNMRNTTEGPAENAPKSGEHTDAENPKEGQADPQHQGHQSNIGADGKQRYPPNYGVCFEFIKLVRKGMLAILLSILGFGFIAFFKYGSNKIKRIIHKKQKHTWSIQIMKELLQHTEEYKYYDTGSSPHQSPFLDEVETFPYAPNGLRMPSPHQSTLEEDKTTPYTAPTGSSSPKDGRMDEIKTALKNTPSKSPMEANQGLENKKDNGKKTKKTEKVDKKETPILLAAKNGVAEMVRGILDRFPVAIQDMNSEHKNMVLLAVENRQPHVYELLLNRKIQKDTVFRIVDKDGNSALHLAAMLRDNLPWHIPGAALQMQWEIKWFDYVKNSMPIHFFPHYNASNQTPKEVFNESHKELVEKGGKWLKATSDSCSVVSALIATVAFATSATVPGGIKEDSGKPILERQPAFRIFAISSLVALCFSVTSVVMFLAILTSRYQVKDFRRDLPRKLLLGLSSLFVSIAAILVSFCAGHFFVLKDELKYAAFPVYAVTCLPVTFFAIAQFPLYLDLVWATFKKVPKRGSRDDT; translated from the exons ATGATAAAAAACAAGATGGGGAATACCCCTCTCCATCTGGCTGCATCAATAGGAAATGTTAGCATGTGTAAGTGCATTGCTAATAGGAATGCAAAATTGGTAGGTGCTCgcaacaagaaaaatgaaacaccCCTCTTCTTGGCAGCTCTCCAGGGCAAGAAAGATGCTTTCCTTTGCTTGCTTGAAATATGCAGAGACCAAGCCTTGGAGTACTGTCGAAGGGATGATGGTGAAACTATTCTTCACTGTGCCATTACTGGAGAATACTTCG ATTTGGCCTTTACAATTATCCTTGAATTTCCTAAGCTTGCGAACTATGTAAATGAGCAAGGACTTTCCCCTCTCCACCTCCTTGCGAATAAGCCTACTGCATTCAGAAGTGGCACTCACCTTAGCTGGATTGACAAGATCATTTATTATT GTATTTTTATCCCAGAACTCAAGCACCACAAAGAGATgcatggggaaaaaaaggacTCCAATTGCTTAGGGAACACCCAGACATGTGTTGACTTCTTTCTAAATATGAGGAACACAACTGAAGGACCAG CAGAAAATGCACCAAAATCTGGTGAGCACACAGATGCAGAGAACCCCAAAGAAGGACAAGCTGATCCCCAACATCAAG GTCATCAATCAAACATTGGAGCTGATGGAAAACAACGGTATCCACCAAATTATGGCGTATGCTTTGAGTTTATCAAGCTTGTACGCAAAGGAATGCTGGCTATCCTCCTGTCTATCCTTGGATTTGGCTTCATAGCTTTCTTCAAATATG GATCAAACAAGATCAAGAGAATAATACATAAAAAACAGAAGCACACTTGGTCTATTCAGATCATGAAAGAACTGCTTCAACATACTGAAGAATACAAGTACTATGATACTGGAAGCAGTCCCCATCAATCACCGTTCCTAGACGAAGTTGAAACATTTCCTTATGCTCCTAATGGACTAAGAATGCCTTCCCCCCACCAATCAACATTAGAAGAAGATAAAACAACTCCTTATACTGCTCCAACTGGATCATCATCCCCAAAAGATGGAAGGATGGATGAGATAAAGACAGCTTTGAAGAATACGCCTTCCAAAAGTCCTATGGAAGCTAACCAAGGgcttgaaaataagaaagacaATG ggaagaagacaaagaaaactGAGAAGGTGGATAAAAAGGAAACTCCTATACTACTTGCAGCAAAGAATGGTGTTGCAGAAATGGTGAGGGGAATCCTTGACCGTTTTCCAGTGGCTATTCAAGATATGAATTCAGAACACAAAAATATGGTGTTGTTGGCAGTGGAGAATAGACAACCTCATGTTTATGAGCTCTTACTCAATAGGAAAATTCAGAAAGACACTGTTTTTCGTATTGTTGATAAAGATGGGAATAGTGCACTGCATCTCGCAGCAATGTTAAGAGATAATCTGCCTTGGCACATTCCAGGAGCTGCACTGCAGATGCAATGGGAAATCAAGTGGTTCGAC TACGTGAAGAATTCCATGCCAATTCATTTCTTTCCTCACTACAACGCCAGCAACCAGACCCCAAAGGAGGTTTTCAATGAATCACACAAGGAGCTCGTAGAAAAAGGCGGCAAATGGCTCAAAGCGACTTCTGATTCATGCTCTGTTGTTTCAGCGCTGATTGCGACAGTTGCCTTTGCTACCTCAGCCACAGTACCAGGCGGCATCAAGGAAGACAGCGGCAAGCCCATACTAGAGCGCCAGCCAGCATTTCGCATATTTGCGATTTCATCACTCGTGGCCCTCTGCTTTTCAGTAACCTCGGTGGTCATGTTTCTTGCCATCCTCACCTCCAGGTACCAAGTGAAGGATTTTCGCAGAGATCTACCGAGAAAGCTGTTACTGGGCTTATCGTCTCTTTTCGTGTCCATAGCTGCCATCCTGGTATCTTTCTGTGCTGGACACTTTTTTGTCCTCAAGGATGAACTGAAGTATGCTGCATTCCCTGTATATGCAGTAACTTGCCTACCAGTGACATTCTTTGCCATAGCCCAGTTTCCATTATACTTGGACCTTGTATGGGCTACTTTCAAGAAAGTACCAAAGCGTGGCTCCAGGGATGACACCTAG